A stretch of the Nosocomiicoccus ampullae genome encodes the following:
- the jag gene encoding RNA-binding cell elongation regulator Jag/EloR, with protein sequence MYKVYTGETVEDALQKGLSDLNVEENDINIDVLEEGSKGFLGFMKKEAKVKLTIINPELKQLYSIEDIQNRYQEEQKVEERKETIVETKPEIKEIDEDEIDETLPEDETDVKKPSLTFEEAVESTANYIQSVITEMDISNYTDFTIKDREVTIEIFSKTAAKVIGKRGTTLNALGEIAQHYFNRIYRGYGRIILDTENYREKRKETLENLAINMSKKAVRTDLPVHLEPMPAYERKIIHNALYNVTNIKTYSSGKEPNRHIVIEKE encoded by the coding sequence GTGTACAAAGTTTATACAGGCGAAACAGTTGAAGATGCGCTTCAAAAAGGTCTGAGTGATTTAAATGTAGAAGAAAATGATATTAATATCGATGTTTTAGAAGAAGGCTCTAAAGGTTTTTTAGGATTTATGAAAAAAGAAGCTAAAGTTAAACTAACAATAATAAATCCAGAACTAAAACAATTATACTCTATTGAAGATATACAAAATAGATATCAAGAAGAACAAAAAGTAGAAGAACGAAAAGAAACAATTGTTGAAACTAAACCCGAAATAAAAGAAATAGATGAAGATGAAATAGATGAAACACTACCTGAAGATGAGACAGATGTAAAAAAGCCATCGCTTACTTTTGAAGAAGCGGTTGAAAGTACTGCGAATTATATTCAATCAGTTATTACAGAGATGGATATTTCAAACTATACAGATTTCACTATCAAAGATAGAGAAGTAACAATTGAAATCTTCTCAAAAACGGCTGCGAAAGTCATCGGTAAACGAGGGACGACTTTAAATGCTTTAGGTGAAATTGCTCAACATTACTTCAATAGAATCTACAGAGGATATGGAAGAATCATTTTAGACACAGAAAATTACCGAGAAAAGCGTAAAGAAACACTCGAAAATCTAGCAATTAATATGTCAAAAAAAGCAGTGAGAACAGACTTACCAGTCCATCTAGAACCGATGCCTGCTTACGAAAGAAAAATAATTCATAACGCTCTTTATAACGTTACAAATATTAAAACATACTCGAGTGGTAAAGAGCCAAATCGTCATATTGTTATCGAAAAGGAATAA